In Acanthopagrus latus isolate v.2019 chromosome 23, fAcaLat1.1, whole genome shotgun sequence, the genomic window CGCAGACATGGTCTCAACTTCCATTCTTATGCTGATGATACTCAATTATATCTCTGCACCAAACCGTCCACCCAGCTACCCTCTGGATGACATCAAATCTACTCAAACTAAACACCAGTAAAACAGAGCTCATGGTTGTGGCCTCCAAGGCACTGCGCCAAAAGGTTGGAGATCTTGGCTGCACTATCTCCCCATCCACAGAAGTCCACAACCTGGGTGTCATCCTTGATTCCATGCTATTTTTCCAGTCACACATAAAATCCATTATAAAATCAGCCTTTTACCATCTcaaaaacatctccagactcCGGCCCTCCCACTCTGAACCTGTAGCTGAGACCCTCATCCATGCTTTCATCACCTCCCGCCTGGACTACTGTAATGGAGTCCTGCCTGGGCTCCCTTCCAAAACCCTGGATAGGCTCCAGTATGTGCAGAACTCTGCTGCCAGGGTCCCCACCCGCACCAAGCCCTGGCAACACATCACCCCCACTCTCATGGACCTTCACTGGCTCTCAGTTAAATCACACATCAATTACAAAATTCTCCTCCTGACCTATACATTTCTCCATTCGCTCGCCCCCCAatatctgtctgacctcctccacctgtATACCCAGTTGCAGCCACTGCGCTCCTCAGGCACACACCAGCTCTCCATCCCTCACACCAAACTACAAAACTTCGGTGACAGAGCCTTCTGTTTGACAGCCCCCGCTCCCTGGAACACTCTCCCAGCTGGAATCTGCAAACTGACTTCTCTCGAGACTTTCAAAAGAGACTTAAAAACCCATCTTTTTAATAAGGCCTTTCAGCTCTAGATCCAGCCACATCAATtaacttttctctttcttttcttatatatatatatatttttatccatttattctttgttttgtttgttccactttgttaagtgtccttgggtaccctgaaaggtgctataaaaattaaatgtattattattattattattattatcattattatacaATTACTTAAGTGAAGCTGCTATGCCTTGTGTGTTGTGCACATCATCtctctgaaaatacacaatCCCCCAACAGGGAAACTGAGTGACTACAAACAGGACAGACAACATGTGGGACAATGATAACATAGGCATTGCACCATATATATACAGATtatctgttgtttgttgattaTCTCACTACTGTTACTACAGATTtaattgtgtatgtgtgtgtgtgtgtgtgtgtgtgtgtgtgtgtgtgtgtgtgtgtgtgtgtgtgtgtgttttagcctGTCAGACAGTGTGTTAGTCGGTGGGGATCAGTCGGTGTTGTTGTCAGTGTCGGTGCAGAATGACGGTGAGGGAGCATACGAAACTGAGCTGGTGGTCAGAatcccagaacacacacacttccagagCAGTCAGGTGACgcgcaggcacacacatacacacacacacacacacacacacacacacacacacacaggttgatAATATTTACTTGGTGTTCTTTGTTGTCTGCAGGGTGTTAACAGACTGGTATGTGTTCAGAGGAAGGAAAATCAGACTGTCATCGTGACCTGTGACCTCGGCAACCCCATGAGACAAGGATacgctgtaacacacacacactgtgacacacaaatacacaaacacacacacacacacacacacacacacacagctaaatCAGTAgtaacacctacacacacataaatataactgtctgtctctctgccctcAGCTGCAGACAGGTCTTCTGTTCAGTGTGGGCCATctggaggaagtggagagtcACATCACCTTCAATCTGAAAATCAGGAGGTACAAACTAAACCTGTTCACATCTGCTGTCACCTCCATCCTTAGTGATCAATCAgtgttcagctcagtgtctgtCAGTTCACAGCTACATTAACCTGCGTCTGAGTGATctcagtgatgtgatgtcacttcctgctctatatgaaacaaacccgtccatcactgacacaaacagattccatgtttctactcaaagacagaaagaagttcatgtcgaacatttgctgaatttacaagaaggtccaaataatgcagaatgagtcagagacagagtttcacagagtttataaagtgtctccaactcaacaactcactaaactgacacatttgttaagggagtctggggactttctccacggggacaaagaagtcgcctatattgttcctgtttagtgtctttgtaacatgtgacatgtttagatcaataacatgtttcttctttcataaatggagtgtaaatggtgaaatcagtgtaaacagtgtgttcaaacagctgatcaatgttggcaggtaagactttagcactttagacacagaagcagacaggctggtacagacatgctgccacaaactgacactttttacaaggagacaaacaacttcagcttctggtttaaaGCTGAAgttacaacaaggacacaatgagttacaatctgtcagagacagagtttcatgtctgtgtgtttctgttacctgtgtgtttctaacctgtctgtctctctgtatgtctgacctgtctgtccgtctgtctgacctgtctgtctttcagtaAGAACTCTGTGAACTCCAGCAGTAACGAGGTCTCAGTGGAGGTGCAGGTGAAAGCTGAGGTGTCACTGGAGATCAGAGGGTAAAACAATCGTCAGTCAAAAATCAATCATCTCTGGAGTATCAATAaaggttgattgattgattgatctaCAGACTGAATGATGTCTCTTTGTGATTCTAGTGGCTCCTCCCCTCCAGAGGTGGTCCTGCCTCTCCCTGATTGGCTGCCTGCAGAGCATCCTGGGAGTTTAGAGGAAGTGGGTCCACTGGTGGAACATGTGTACGAGGTGAGGTGGGGTCATTTACCTGGTCTCAGGTGAGGCTTCATCACCTCTATGAATCTGAACTCTCGAGTTAGGAGTGCTGGATCTGGCCCTTCTCCAGGGACCAGGAACCAGACAGGTGTAGTGAGACAGGTAGCCCAGGTGTGAGACTGATGTAAGCACAGTCTCAAATATCAGGGAGTCTGTGAGGGTCGTCTGCTGGAGGACATGAGGGGAACACACTAAGCCCTGCCGGTTTGCTTCTGTCACCTGATCACATTAGATGATCAATAACAAGCTGCACCCATTGATAACAATCAGGAAGAGTAATACTAACTTGTTGCTACGTTAGCACTGAGCACTGCTAACATTGTATGCTAACCTGAATGTTAGGCAAAAGAGACCTGATATATTATATTGATCTATctaatgatattaataatatatcTGATATTGATGCTATCTGTGTGTAGCTGAGGAACCAGGGTCCCAGTGCGGTTAACGCCCGGCTGACAGTGGATTTCCCCTCCACCTGGCgacatcacttcctgctctaCGTCTTCTCCAATGCCTCAGAAGAATCACTGAGCTGCAGGACCCTGAATGCTTCGCAGTTAGACCCCTTCAAGGTCCAaaagctgtctgtctgtctctctgacgtgtctgtctctctaacctgtccgtctctctgacctgcctgtctctctgacccgcccgtctctctgacctgtctgtctgcagctgctcggTAACTCGTCCAGAGTGTCTGAAGTTTTTCCGTTGATCCAGCAGGAGGAGACAAACTCACACAGTCAAACTGTTCATGtggtaaataaacagaaacacactcattAGATTTACCCTCACAATGAGCTTGAACACATAaacctgatgtgtgtgtgtgtgtgtatttgtttgtgtatttgtgtgtttgtgtgtgtgtgtgtagaactgcagcagcagtgacacgGGGTGTAtcaggtttgtgtgtgatgtcatggcGTTGGGGCGGAGCTTCAGTGCTGTCATCCGAATATCAGCCAGACTGTGGACTCACACACTTGCACAggtacacgcgcacacacacacacacacacacacacacacacacacacacacacacacacacacacacacacacacacactctcacctcCTGTCTTTTTGTACAGACTCCCTACCTGAACTATGAACtcgtctcctctgcctcctaTGATGTCATCAACGCATCATCAAAGGtgcagttgctgctgctgccaagtggacacacacaggtgcgcatgcacacacacacacacacatatacacacacacacagtagaaaaAAACGACTGGGGTTCAGTTGTtgatctgtgcgtgtgtgtgtgcagactcaTCTCAGTGTGTCATGGCGTCCTCCcgatggagagaaaaacattccTGTTGGCTACGTCGTCCTATCAGTTGTCTCTGGACTTCTTCTCCTGAGCATGCTCAGTGTCGTCTTCTGGAGGGTaacaatcaataaaatcaataaatgtacTGATCTGAATAATCATTGGTTGAATCAGAAACACTTTGTTATTCCACTTATCTTTAGTTAATAAAACATGCATTAATGCTTGAttaacacgtgtgtgtgtgtgtgtgtgtgtgtgtgtgtgtgtgtgtgtgtgtagctgggTTTCTTTAACCGTACTCGCCCCCCCACTGATgacgatgaagatgaagagcagCGTCTGGCTGAGGAGAGTCACACAGCTCATATTTCTGATGCTTGACTGATCTGATAGCAAATATCAGTATCTTAACTTGTATTCAACAATGACTTTATTGATCTAATCAAACTGTCATGAATGTTTATGATGAAATGTAtcattaaaacatgatttaactTCTGTTCAACACGTGTTTATTAATAAAGTTTGTTAATGGAATAGATGTTAttattgtttcagaaacaacgAAACACAGATagcagctctttgtttgacAATATAAATATCATTATAAACTggtattggaaaaaaaattgaaatagatttaaaaaagttaatatTTGTTGTTATAGTTTAGTTAATGTGGTGAATATATGGTTTATTAATATAGTTTATTAATGTAGTCTATTAATACTGTGTTTACTGCTCCAAAGTACTTTGTTTACTGGCAGTTTTTCTCACAAAagaattaaaatattttcaaaaagggaaaaaaaaccaacaaagatGAATTCTACTTTGAGTAAAATCTGTCAGTTGTGGTTGTGCAGGTAATAAATAGGAGGCGATgacatcatgtttgtgtttgttagaAGTACGGATGTCTGCAGCCGACCTGCAGGATCGGGATCGGGCCGTTCTGGGCAGTTTTCCAGTGATCGCGATCGGCAATTCTGAATGTGGACccaaaaatgatttttcttttcttttctttttctttcttttttttttttttatgtcagagcACAGATTGTGTCAGCGCGTGATGTTACTCTGCAAACCTGTGGCtcaaatgtctgcagtgtggaaacagagaacagagacatGTTACATCTGCAATACGACCGTTTCATGAAACAGACAGTCGAGGAGCTGTGAATGATGTTGATGATATGGAGGCACCAAGTGTGGGCTGCATCTCACACACTTCACCtgctgtacacgagggtctgctgtcataGTGCCgcgtcacacactcacctgctaacGCAAGGAAGGTGGAGGCCAATGTTGGAACAGCATATGCAGAAGAGCCGTATGAAAGTAtgtactttgtttcaacaacataaaaaaaactattaaggaacagcttggatgcaggaCCTTTGTTTCTTAAtacagctgtattatccaggaaaatattagatAAGGCTGAGTATCGGATCAGGACTCGGTATCGGCGTACTGAATATTAAAGGACCTGGATTGGGATCGGGGTAAAGAAACCTGAGATCTCTAGTTataactttaatatttacagctgttttattGTTAAGATTCATAGcaacatttaattttcacagaaacagactgacagatggagctcacaCTGATCCTATTaccacacacgcacgcacacacacgcacacagagttTACCTGCATCATGTTTTCTGACTGAAGTCTCACCTGTCTGGATAAACACtccatgttagcatgctaatgttggTGCTGTCTGTCATTCTGTGGTCTGACAAGATGTGACTGTTTGGCATTGATCATGTAAAGTCTGTTTAATTATGAAAGACTCAGTATTgtaataaattataattattaatctCAATAATCAATTAACATTAGAGTGATTTGATTctgaattaaaacataaaataaagaacCAAATTAATGAAATggggaaagaagaagaatgaaacaTTAGAGATGTATTTCTCCTGAGTGTTGCCATTCAGGCATAATAACTCCACCTCCTTCATCGTGATTGGAGGAAAATAGGACAATAATAGCCTGTGattggtggagctgctggaggcagACCACCGCCTGTGAGACTTAGCTGAGGGTATTAAACCCATGCAGGCTCTCGGGGGATGAGGAGGATTAGAGCAGATTACAGTTTAtaaaagagcagaagaagaagaaggagagagcaccaggaccaggacaGGACCAGAGACACCCCAGGACCAAACTGGACCAAGTGGACTGGGACCAATATTGGATCAGAATCTAACTGGTTTGAGcaaggaggtggaggtggagctggagggtTAAAGTAGGCTGAACTGGGCTGAAGTGGTCTGTACTGGTCCTGACTGGTGTAGGAACCGGAAGTGGTGTGGATGGACGGTTTCCAGGCGTACGGGGCAGGGAAGGCGGGTGGAGCTTTTGACCCACTGACCTTCTTAAGACAGCCTCAGACTGTTGTCGGGGTCCTCTGCTGGGTGAGTCTGATGAAGTCATCATGAtgacatgatgtcatgatgacatcacaacatttcGCCGGTAACTTAGTGGTCAAACAGATGAGTCGAGGTGTGTTGCAGCTACGATTCGCAGGTTAGCTGCTAAGCCTTGTGGTTGTGGTCACTGAGGTTGAGGcagtgttctggttctggagcTCAGTTCATGATGGGTGAATTTTGGTTAATTTGAGTTAACATCAATCTGTGCTGTGTGGTTGAGTTCAGCTCAGGTTGCTCACTGTATTGTTTAGTTAAAGtcagtccagtgtgtgtgtgtgtgtgtgtgtgtgtgtgtgtgtgtgtgtgtgtgtgtgtgtcatgagaCTGGTGTTAACATTCCTGAGGCTCAAAACAAGACTCTCCAAACAAACCCTCAGTGTTTGAATCAGCTGCttacacttaaaataaaactttgtttGTAGTGATTgaatgtacatttactcaactaccatacataaatacaattcaagatacttgtactttactagagtattttctgctactttactTTGGAGACAAATAAtgtacagattacatgctgcatcagagccaatgTAGCAAAATGATTACtcaaaggtcccatattatactgtttttcatcaatttcacacagctgtcagaggtccaacaactctgtattcaatatgcattgccccaaacccatctgtggtcctgaatttcagctgtctaaaagtcgctctacagagctctattcagagcggtctgtttctgtgcctgcacctttaaatgctaatgaggtCCATCTGTCAACTactacttggagagcccttcctgctatgtcactctcagggagaggattcCCCTTGCCTTAGCAGTAGCATGCGttaatgtttacggtggatgtaaccctatggctcgcagagattttttcgttcacTCATACCAGcttgacccagaatgggaccctgaaggagaggctcctaaagaagtacagactctgtggctgcagcaggatgtttcagaatggttagtgtgtctgaataatgtcaGTTTGctcgtatgtgttgttacaatTACtgccagctttgtactgaccctcgttacagaagcagtctgatgtgtaGTGGTTAGCACGCAAatacaagctaacatgaaccgcagccggcacgttgttgttaaaaaatgaaacgcaaccactgtctcttctgttgttctgtagctgagacagaatataggcacttatgttgatttttacaaccaacaacagagctatttgcgtgtatagctttgagcgacgacattgtgaaacactgctatcttactgctggacacaccgaacttcacctcgggcATGAACGTTCCCCTCTCAGATATCACTGCGCAGAGGAGGCTGGCCTATggtaatgactcctttcgtttTGTAATgacaggagcagattctgaacagcctgtaggagcgccgtgttaccagtgggtgggctgcagagaccatgcaggaatcgcttgttttcctcattctgggagttggcaggctcaggcaggaccagcttatatatctagagaccagagaaaacgtgtttttttatgatgtgggacctttaaaaacactgactctaCTCCTTCCTGTTAGCATCTAACTTCTTGTCCTGAGAATGAACATGTCTGTTAGCATTGAGCTAGCTGCTGTCTCCGCTGTTTCCAGCTCTTCTCCATAGTGATCCTTGGCTGTGTCGCTAATGAGGGTTATGTTAACCGGCCCAACGAGGTCGAAGAGTTCTGCATCTTCAACCGCAACCAGATCGCCTGTAACTACGCTGTCTCCATGGGAAcgctgtgtttcctctgctgtaCCACCTTCCTGGCACTGGACGTGTACTTCCCTCAGATCAGCGGCgtgaaggacaggaagaaggCGGTCATGGCCGACATCGGGGTGTCAGGTGAGACCCTGTCTCCTGGTTCTGTATCCTTTACCTATTGCTGCATTCGGTAACTGTGTGTAACTCGACTCTCTGCAGCgctctggtctctggtctggttcgttggtttctgttttctggCCAATCAGTGGCAGGTTTCTAAAGAGGACGACAACCCGCTGAACGAAGGAGCCGATGCCGCCAGAGCCACCatcctcttctgcttcttctccgTCTTCACCTGGGTATGTACCTGACATCACAAGACAGCctctactaacaaacatgtcccctCCAGGCTGCCGTACATGTCTTCcactaacaaacatgtcccctCCAGGCTGCCGTACATGTActctactaacaaacatgtcccctCCAGGCTGCCGTACATGTCctctactaacaaacatgtcccctCCAGGCTGCCGTACATGTCctctactaacaaacatgtcccctCCAGGCTGCCGTACATGTCctctactaacaaacatgtcccctCCAGGCTGCCGTACATGTActctactaacaaacatgtcccctCCAGGCTGCCGTACATGTCctctactaacaaacatgtcccctCCAGGCTGCCGTACATGTCctctactaacaaacatgtcccctCCAGGCTGCCGTACGGGTCctctactaacaaacatgtcccctCCAGGCTGCCGTACATGTCctctactaacaaacatgtcccctCCAGGCTGCCGTACGGGTCctctactaacaaacatgtcccctCCAGGCTGCCGTACATGTCctctactaacaaacatgtcccctCCAGGCTGCCGTACATGTCctctactaacaaacatgtcccctCCAGGCTGCCGTACATGTActctactaacaaacatgtcccctCCAGGCTGCCGTACATGTCctctactaacaaacatgtcccctCCAGGCTGCCGTACATGTCctctactaacaaacatgtcccctCCAGGCTGCCGTACGGGTCctctactaacaaacatgtcccctCCAGGCTGCCGTACATGTCctctactaacaaacatgtcccctCCAGGCTGCCGTACGGGTCctctactaacaaacatgtcccctCCAGGCTGCCGTACATGTActctactaacaaacatgtcccctCCAGGCTGCCGTACATGTActctactaacaaacatgtcccctCCAGGCTGCCGTACATGTCctctactaacaaacatgtcccctCCAGGCTGCCGTACATGTCctctactaacaaacatgtcccctCCAGGCTGCCGTACGGGTCctctactaacaaacatgtcccctCCAGGCTGCCGTACATGTCctctactaacaaacatgtcccctCCAGGCTGCCGTACGGGTCctctactaacaaacatgtcccctCCAGGCTGCCGTACATGTCctctactaacaaacatgtcccctCCAGGCTGCCGTACACGTCctctactaacaaacatgtcccctCCAGGCTGCCGTACATGTCctctactaacaaacatgtcccctCCAGGCTGCCGTACGTGTCctctactaacaaacatgtcccctCCAGGCTGCCGTACGGGTCctctactaacaaacatgtcccctCCAGGCTTCCGTACATGTCctctactaacaaacatgtcccctCCAGGCTGCCGTACGTGTCctctactaacaaacatgtcccctCCAGGCTGCATTACATGTCCTcaactaacaaacatgtcccctCCAGGCTGCATTACATGTCCTcaactaacaaacatgtcctcTCCAGGCTGCATTACATGTCTtctactaacaaacatgtccctTCCAGGCTGCATTGCATGTCTTCcactaacaaacatgtccctTCCAGGCTGCCTTACATGTCTTCcactaacaaacatgtccctTCCAGGTTGGCTTACATGTCctctactaacaaacatgtccctTCCAGGCTGCCGTACATGTCctctactaacaaacatgtcccctCCAGGCTGCCGTACGGGTCctctactaacaaacatgtcccctCCAGGCTGCATTACATGTCctctactaacaaacatgtcccctCCAGGCTGCATTACATGTCCTcaactaacaaacatgtcctcTCCAGGCTGCATTACATGTCTtctactaacaaacatgtccctTCCAGGCTGCATTGCATGTCTTCcactaacaaacatgtccctTCCAGGCTGCCTTACATGTCTTCcactaacaaacatgtccctTCCAGGTTGGCTTACATGTCctctactaacaaacatgtccccACCAGGCTGCCTTACATGTCctctactaacaaacatgtcccctCCAGGCTGCTGTACATGTCctctactaacaaacatgtccctTCCAGGCTGCCTTACATGTCTTCcactaacaaacatgtccctTCCAGGTTGGCTTACATGTCctctactaacaaacatgtccctTCCAGGCTGCCGTACATGTCctctactaacaaacatgtccctTCCAGGCTGCCTTACATGTCctctactaacaaacatgtccctTCCAGGCTGCCATACATTTCGTCAGCTTGTGTCACATCTAATATAAATGATGCCGTCTTTCTTCTGtgccgtgtgtttgtgtgtttttgtggttgtgtgttatATGTTGTGTGTAGGGAGGTCTCACTCTGCTGTCGTTGGAGCGTCTGAAGAGAGTCTCATTTGAAGAAGAATACAACAAACTTTTCAGCCCACCTCTCGcctgacacgcacacacgttAATGTCGCCTCTGTCCCCTCTGTccctcagccaatcacagacaAATCCTTTTTTGCTTCCTGTCTCATCATCAGCTCAGTCTgaactctgattggctgctatGAGTGCCTGTCTTCACAAGTGCCttcctgttgccatggtgacaaggttgttcttttctttctcagatGTGTTGCAGCTGATCCataaatgtttatgttgttgatgTTATTGTTATAATTAGAATAACATTACTGAAGTCACAATGTGtaagatgatgtcatcatacATGCCGATTGATGAcaatgatgtaatgatgatgtGTGATGAGCTGTCAGACATTAAAGTTGTAAATGAAGGCCGACCTGTATACGCACATGCAGACCGACCTGTATACGTAGACCGACCTCTATACGCAGACTAACCTGTATATGCAGACCGACCTGTTTACTCACACGTAGACCGACCTGTATATGCACACATAGACCAACCTGTATACAACATGTAGACCCACCTGTATATGCAGACCCACCTGTATACACACACGTAGACCCACCTGTGTACGCACACGTAGACTGACCTGTATACGCACACGTAGACCGACCTGTATACGCACACGTAGACTGACCTGTATACGCACACGTAGACCGACCTGTATACGCACATGCAGACTGACCTGTATACTTAGACCGACCTGTATACTTAGACCAACCTGTATATGTAGACCAACCTGTATACGCAAATGCAGACAGACCTGTactcaataaataaaaacactttgatattatatatataagttgatatttaaatatttgaacttTTCTGGGCACACGTAATAATTGTTTCCCAGATTTTGagctttaatgtgtttaaatgtgtcagtgagCACACCTCATTCTTGTCTGACAGGTGAATCACATCCAGGTGTGTTTGGACTTTTACGTTCATCACACACTGGATGTTaggtttgtttaatttgtttctgATAAAACTGATCGATCCGACAGAtttattaaatatgaatttCACGAGGCTCATTGTTCGTCTGCTTCATGAGAACAAGAGTGAATAAAGAGTGTAAATTTTGTGTTAGTAATGATGAAAAgtctttgaaaaaacaaataaactttATTCTGACTCAGATCAATGAAACcattcataaatacataaataaaatgaataccCGTCCTTTAACTGATGGAGAGAACAATGTTATTCTTCTTCATCAGGTGATGTTTGATGACttcagtgttaataaagttctcTGATTTGAcggccggtgtgtgtgtgtgtgtgtgtgtgtgtgtgtgtgtgtgtgtaggctgcTCAGTGTCTACTTGCCGTCCACAGATTTAAACTGGGAATTGATTCTGTCACCTTCAATCAGGACTATGTTGACCCAAACCAACaggaggctgtggaggaggtCCTGCCGACTGAGGAGTAGAGGGGCGGAGCTTAATGATCATTGTTAATAATCAGTCATGGTGATGCGTTCATGGACCACAACATGGAGGAACGCCTCATCATGTAGAGGGTTAGGTGTTCAGTTTAGTCACCTGATTTAACAAACTggactgtgattggctggagtGTTTTCATCATGCTCCTCCTCCTACTGGTCGGAGGAGGGAACTAATCTCACACTCTTTactaacacgcacacacatacaggtctATTGCAGCTGTTTTCTATCTCAACTAGTTCAGCttgttcagtttatttctgtgtttctgtgtttctttatctCATAATAAAGTCAGtaaatgtcagtgtcagtttggtttttcattttttgggacTTCTCATTAGTTAATTAATCAagtttttgatttttaagtctttttttggcctttgtatggctttattgataggacagctcagagatgacagaGGGcggtgacatgcagcaaagggccacaggtcagaggaggagaggagggaggacaaggCCTCTGCACAGGGACACCCACTCTACCAACTAAGGTAATGGTCCTCTGGTTGTAAAAGGTTAAACAGACTGAAATGAGCCTACAGACTCCCAATGATTGGAAAACACATGATAGCACTTGGTCTGACTTACTCTCAAGCTGAGGTAGTTTGAGGGCAcctcagttggtagagcaggtgtTCAATccgacctgtggccctttgctgcatgtcagccctcctctgtcatctttgagctgtcc contains:
- the syngr1a gene encoding synaptogyrin-1a isoform X2 is translated as MDGFQAYGAGKAGGAFDPLTFLRQPQTVVGVLCWLFSIVILGCVANEGYVNRPNEVEEFCIFNRNQIACNYAVSMGTLCFLCCTTFLALDVYFPQISGVKDRKKAVMADIGVSALWSLVWFVGFCFLANQWQVSKEDDNPLNEGADAARATILFCFFSVFTWGGLTLLSLERLKRVSFEEEYNKLFSPPLA
- the syngr1a gene encoding synaptogyrin-1a isoform X1; this translates as MDGFQAYGAGKAGGAFDPLTFLRQPQTVVGVLCWLFSIVILGCVANEGYVNRPNEVEEFCIFNRNQIACNYAVSMGTLCFLCCTTFLALDVYFPQISGVKDRKKAVMADIGVSALWSLVWFVGFCFLANQWQVSKEDDNPLNEGADAARATILFCFFSVFTWAAQCLLAVHRFKLGIDSVTFNQDYVDPNQQEAVEEVLPTEE